The window TCACCACCGTCAGCAACGGCAACACCACCCTGAGCTGGAGCAACCTGACCGCCACCGAACAGGGACAGGTGAACGGCATCCACAAAACCGCAGGCCTGTGGCCGAAACTGCTGAAAACCACCATGACCAGCAACTGCATCGACCAGTTGGCCCTCACCCTGTCCATGCAAAATCTGGGCAACGCACCAGCCTATGAAGTGTGGAACGCGAATTACAGTCTGGTGAATGCCTCCAACAACACGGTGGCCTCACCCAGAGCCCTGCTGGACCTCACCCGCTGGAATCCAGCCAGCAGCAAAGACGTATTGCAAACCCTTGCCGTTCCCAGCAATTTGCCCTCTGGAAAATACAAGCTCTACCTGAGCCTCCGGGACAGCCAGAGCGTTTTGCCCATGCCCCTTTTCATGGCGGGTCCCGCCCGGGACAGCAGCGGCCGGTTGTTGCTGGGCACCCTCAGCATCAACCGACTGGTGCCCTGAAAAACCACCTCAATCGTCACACCTGAAGGTGTCCACATCGACCTCCAGATCCTCTCCCCAGCTCAAAACTTGACCCGAGCGTTCCAGATGGTAATTCTGAAAGCGCTCGGGGTTTCTTAACGGCGCAAAAACCAGACCTTCTCTCAGCCAGGACATCAGGTTGACCCTGAGCTGCACACCATCGGTGTAATGCAACCTGAGACTGTATGGCGGAATGTAATCGACCTTTTGAACGCGGTACAACATACCTCAGGTTAAACCCATTGTCCGAATCACACATCAGCATAAACACGTTTCTGCA of the Deinococcus misasensis DSM 22328 genome contains:
- a CDS encoding DUF4832 domain-containing protein; translated protein: MDIVTDNLMDLGFPLVMMSDGHQALPYALAKSEKIGWRRDSLGWDWFTGGLQANYDAAFIENVLKTRYLTAPVIAEFAQVTTQAGRDRPNFFTRAQSDVNAYHITTVSNGNTTLSWSNLTATEQGQVNGIHKTAGLWPKLLKTTMTSNCIDQLALTLSMQNLGNAPAYEVWNANYSLVNASNNTVASPRALLDLTRWNPASSKDVLQTLAVPSNLPSGKYKLYLSLRDSQSVLPMPLFMAGPARDSSGRLLLGTLSINRLVP
- a CDS encoding DUF2442 domain-containing protein, with product MLYRVQKVDYIPPYSLRLHYTDGVQLRVNLMSWLREGLVFAPLRNPERFQNYHLERSGQVLSWGEDLEVDVDTFRCDD